A stretch of the Miscanthus floridulus cultivar M001 unplaced genomic scaffold, ASM1932011v1 fs_720_2_3, whole genome shotgun sequence genome encodes the following:
- the LOC136532821 gene encoding uncharacterized protein has translation MPSLQSVMVHGGEEKAGGLNGAPPTCTPHTLVSLLRARSERSTKAEEKVEWVRSHLVGRDAEFETPFGRRALLYADHTATGRSLRYIEDYILKNVLPFYGNTHTEDSYVGSKTTWMARKAASYIKRCMGAGPDDALLFCGSGATAAAKRLQEAIGVACPPALLRARGGGAAAAQQLLRAEERWVVFVGPYEHHSNLLSWRQSLADVVEIGSGSGADGDDGLVDLAALRRALASPEYANRPMLGCFSACSNVTGVLTDTRAIARLLHQHGAFACFDFAASGPYVDIDMRSGEMDGYDAVFLSPHKFVGGPGTPGILLMNRALYRLAGMPPSTCGGGTVAYVNGFSEEDTVYYDDIEEREDAGTPPIVQKVRASLAFWVKEHVGRDAVALREQVYAEAAMARLLSNPNVEVLGNVAARRLPIFSFLVYPGGEGDDTSYASATGSPRRRRLPLHGRFVAKLLNDLFGIQARSGCACAGPYGHALLGVGEDLSLRIRDAIVRGYHGVKPGWTRVSFAYYLSRDEFRFVLAAIDFVAAHGHRFLPLYSFDWATGNWAFRRRTFKHHVMREELLRDHRGRRTSTTTVVDADSDDDDEQYYPKKKTTAADQQQAAGLTADKFQSYLETATKIALSLPDTYHELVASVPKGLDPNIILFRV, from the exons ATGCCGTCGCTTCAATCGGTGATGGTGCACGGCGGCGAGGAGAAGGCCGGCGGCTTGAATGGCGCGCCGCCCACGTGCACGCCGCATACTCTGGTGAGCCTCCTCCGGGCGCGGTCGGAGCGCAGCACCAAGGCCGAGGAGAAGGTGGAGTGGGTGCGGTCGCATCTCGTCGGCCGCGACGCCGAGTTTGAGACGCCGTTCGGCCGCCGCGCTCTCCTCTACGCCGACCACACCGCCACCGGCCGCAGCCTCCGCTACATCGAGGACTACATCCTCAAGAACGTCCTCCCCTTCTACG GGAACACGCACACGGAGGACAGCTACGTGGGCAGCAAGACGACCTGGATGGCGAGGAAAGCCGCGAGCTACATCAAGCGGTGCATGGGCGCGGGCCCCGACGACGCTCTGCTCTTCTGCGGGTCGGGCGCCACGGCGGCGGCGAAGCGGCTGCAGGAGGCGATCGGGGTGGCGTGCCCGCCGGCGCTGCTTCGggctcgcggcggcggcgccgccgccgcgcagcagCTGCTGCGCGCGGAGGAGCGGTGGGTCGTGTTCGTGGGGCCCTACGAGCACCACTCCAACCTGCTGTCGTGGCGCCAGAGCCTGGCCGACGTCGTGGAGATCGGCTCGGGCTCGGGCGCCGACGGCGACGACGGGCTCGTCGACCTCGCCGCGCTGCGGCGCGCGCTGGCGTCGCCCGAGTACGCCAACCGCCCCATGCTGGGCTGTTTCTCGGCGTGCAGCAACGTCACCGGCGTGCTCACCGACACCCGCGCCATCGCACGCCTCCTCCACCAGCACGGCGCCTTCGCCTGCTTCGACTTCGCTGCCAG CGGGCCCTACGTGGACATCGACATGCGGTCGGGGGAGATGGACGGCTACGACGCGGTGTTCCTCAGCCCGCACAAGTTCGTCGGCGGGCCGGGCACGCCGGGGATCCTGCTCATGAACCGGGCGCTCTACCGCCTCGCCGGCATGCCGCCGTCCACCTGCGGCGGCGGCACCGTCGCCTACGTCAACGGATTCAGCGAGGAG GACACGGTGTACTACGACGACATCGAGGAGCGGGAGGACGCCGGCACGCCGCCCATCGTGCAGAAGGTGCGCGCGTCGCTGGCGTTCTGGGTGAAGGAGCACGTCGGCCGCGACGCCGTCGCGCTGCGGGAGCAGGTCTAcgcggaggcggccatggcgcggctGCTCAGCAACCCCAACGTCGAGGTGCTCGGCAACGTCGCCGCTCGCCGCCTGCCCATCTTCAGCTTCCTCGTCTACCCGGGCGGAGAAGGAGATGACACCTCCTACGCGTCAGCGACCGGgagcccgcggcggcggcggctgcccctGCACGGCCGGTTCGTCGCCAAGCTCCTCAACGACCTGTTCGGGATCCAGGCCAGGAGCGGCTGCGCGTGCGCGGGGCCCTACGGCCACGCGCTCCTCGGCGTCGGCGAGGACCTCTCGCTCCGCATCCGCGACGCCATCGTCAGGGGGTACCACGGCGTGAAGCCCGGGTGGACGCGGGTCAGCTTCGCCTACTACCTCTCCCGCGACGAGTTCCGCTTCGTGCTCGCCGCCATCGACTTCGTCGCCGCGCACGGCCACCGATTCCTCCCGCTCTACAGCTTTGACTGGGCCACGGGAAACTGGGCGTTCCGCCGACGGACGTTCAAGCACCACGTCATGAGGGAGGAGCTGCTGCGCGATCACCGTGGCCGccgcacctccaccaccaccgtcgtCGACGCCGAttcggacgacgacgacgagcagtactacccgaagaagaagaccaccGCCGCGGATCAGCAGCAGGCTGCTGGCCTGACCGCCGACAAGTTTCAGAGCTACCTGGAGACTGCCACCAAGATCGCGCTGTCGCTGCCGGACACGTACCATGAACTCGTTGCGAGCGTGCCCAAGGGATTGGACCCCAACATTATACTCTTTCGAGTGTGA